In Choristoneura fumiferana chromosome 4, NRCan_CFum_1, whole genome shotgun sequence, the sequence CACtgatagtgcaagctttgcttagtttggggctaatatttatttgattatttatttatttgataggtatttttaatttatattttcggtGACATAGTGCCACAGCATAGTGCTGAGGGTGAGGAACACATTTCCGTACTAGTTTCAAGATCAAAATGCCTTATGAAAtcgtaataatattgaaatctaAAAACAGTTGGTAACTTCGGATTCAAGGGAAGTCCATATGACGGACTTGCCTTGTACATAGTAGACGGACTTTCCAACTTAACgaaattttattgtgataaatgATGGTACGTATATTACAAAGTAAGCCAATTTCTGATAAATTAAACACAGAATAAAGATAACTGGATCTTATATTACTTATGTAGTTACTTTCTGGTGCAAAATCTTGTCACgaactatttttaacaattttgttagCAGAGACCGTCGCACTATCATTTCGAGTTCCATACATGCAATTACTTGTTTAGGCGGATTGCTCTGAAGTTCGTTgtcacagcgccatctgttttaGAGTGAGGGAACAAGCGCGACAAACTGCTTTATAGACTGGACGCTAAAGCAGGAACCGCTTTCAATTCAAAAGTTATAACGTGTTGACGGACTTGCCTTGTAGACGGTCTTGCCCACAGTGACACCTtaagaacataaaaaacataattggCATTGAATTatcttttaacattttaattctaacataagcTTATAACAATTTGCATTTcgaggatggtaggaggttgaggatcagaaatgaggagatataagaacaagggtcaccgacatgaCATAttcaagcgaattagctcgttgaagtggcattgggcaggccatatggcacggagaacagatggccgggggccgaaaagttctcgagtggagaccgcggatcggcaagcgcagcgtaggacgtccaccaacgagatagacggatgacctggttaaagccgctgccaaccgaagcgacgaggcctatgtccaacagtgggcgtcctacggctgagatgatgatgaggtcgaattaaacaaaaaataatttatttatttcttatagcagaagtatcaaaactatctaagccgggctagaatgataataataacaattttgacagtctcaaaaatgataccagattaaagtttcgtcaAAAATAGAACAGAACCTATAGAAGAAAAATAGAATGAGTAGGATTATCCACATTAtgttttagaaaataaaaacggTTTAAAAtgcaaaatcttaaaattttcgTATAATTTTCATATGTGATTACAGGTCAGATTATACACATTTCACTAGAATTTCTTAGGGAGAGTAATCGCCACCGTTTTCACCTCCAAGTACGGCTCCACGCATGCAATACCACTGAAAATAATAAAGACATTAGTTCTGAATGGAATTAGCATATACTACTCTAGTCATACTTTCTTACTCACATACAAAGATACAAAAAAAGTGCGTCGAAGCGTAAACCACACATAGGACGGCAGCGGGCCGGGAGCGGGTCGTTTGGGAGTGCGACGGGcctatttatgtaggtacgtgGCTCTAAGTATATGAAcggggtccatattgactctaaTAAAATTCTTATCCTATTTTTGATTTAACTACCGATtagtgttcataataatcactcaacataatttgtttttctcatactttttttgttcataattttttattactaatttcggaattcataacagacagtgttcatatttttttcataatatcattactaagaacatatctcaactcataatattgtttttcatacaactttTGCTTCATAACAgacaaatatcaaaattttcttattaataatggcaataagaaacatttaactcatgatattatttataagatgtcatttatgtgtTCGTCAAATGTACTGATTGGCAATTGacaccttaatttagcaacatattgaatggcatccaacctactttcctagtggcttATATTTGCtgctataaattaaaaaacactagaaaattactcttttataaatgcacgtaaaaacaaaaaataaattatggatcgttcaagttgtctctatttctgggctgaagtgtaaactatgtgcttttaattataatatttcattGTTAAGGCGTGGGGCGCTGGAACAGGAAAGGCGGAAGCTGCCCCACGcttttacaattattattttttaagcgcgatgcgataaggccgcctattgcttaccttagaaaatctctatgtatatacttgtgttttctgtactgtttactgtattggtgtgcaataaagagttattttattgtattgtattgtaatattgttcatgtaataaaataaatatctactaATATAAAGTATCTACTTACTTCTCTCTTCCCAGGCCAGACTCCTTAAATCCACCGAAGGGGAGTTGCGGTTGGAAGACAAAGTAGGTGTTTACCCTAATGACAAAAGATTAAATTACTGATTGTCGAGtgtttaatcaaaatctttTCTGCATTCTGCAAATACTGCATTTAAACGATTGTCGAACAATCATTAGATATTAACGAAAAATCAAAACCTGAATTAGCTGCTAGTTGTTACagtcaaattaataaatataatttttagtttCAACGAATACTCTTTTCAACATATTATCCCTCGGTGTAAGCTGACTCTATGGCTTATCCATGAGATAGCTTAACTAATTCCGatctacatacttacttaataaaattatttctaacCATCCCAAGTCCAATAAACTCATAACTATTACTACTCACCTATTTACTTAATCGTCGTACTTAATTGAATTTTTTAGTTTaactgtactattacttattctgtggtttaaTTTAGAATTGACTTACCAAACATTTCCTGCTTCAGCGTGTTTCGCAAACTGAAGCGCGTTGTTGATATCTTTCGTAAAGATGCCGGCAGCGAGGCCGTAGTTGGTGTTATTAGCACGGTCCAGAACTTCCTCCAATGTATCGAACTTCAGGATGCTTTGCACCGGCCCGAAGATCTGTCAAGAGAAGTTTCCGAGATTGATTGATTTACAACGAAATACATTTTTACTCATACATACACCCAAAAATGACGCCAATCAAACGTTTTAAATCAAAGACTTCATTTTCGTATCTAACATATTTACCTCTTCCTTGGCAATAGTCATTTCATCAGTGACACCAGCAAAAACTGTAGGTTCAATGTAGAAGCCTTTGGTCCCAACACGTTTCCCACCTGTCAGGAGCTTAGCTCCTTCTCTTTTGCCTTTTTCGATGTAGCCCAGGACCTTTTCCATCATTTCTCCATCAACCTGTACATATCATCGTTTCGTGCTTATTTCACAACAAGATgtccatattatattatacaacAATTGAGTTTTTAATAAGGTAAACTTGCGTGTGTTTGACATGCCAATGCCACACAACGAAGAGCACTGGTACGTTTACTTGatagtattttaaattaatgtcatcTTTGTCTTACTATAGTATTGTATTCACACGCAATGTGTTCAAAATTTAACGATAAGGTTATTAcaaaagcaacaaaaaaactaaaactattttaCTTGTATGCAGACCTTGTGGTTTCGTGTTTCTGATTGACCAGAATAATCTAAACCTACCGATAAGTATTATACCTAAAGGTCTTTTACTTTTAGAGTTTCAGTAGTTACCTGAGGTCCATGCTGGGTGGTAGGTTCCGTAGGATTTCCTATTTTGATATTCTTCGCGAATTCTACTGCTCTTTTTACAAACTCATCATAAATGCCAGACTGGACGAACAAGCGCGACGCAGCGATGCATATCTGACCTTGGTGACCGAAAACACCATTTGCAGCACAAGGTACAGCAACGTTTACTGAAATTAACACAGAGTTTTGTTACATTACGGATTTACCATTGTGAACACATAACacattaaaattatacaaaattgtGCTTACAATCGGCATCATTCATGATAACAAGTGGGCTCTTGCCACCCAGCTCAAGAGTGACTCGCTTCAGGTTAACTTTTCCAGCAGCTTGCTGGATTAGCTTGCCAACTTCAGCAGAGCCAGTAAATGAAATCTTGGCAACATCCGGGTGATGCGTTAGCGAAGTACCAGCCCCTGGTCCAAAGCCATTTACGACATTTACTACTCCAGGTGGGAATCCGGCCTCCTTGAAAAGAGCAGCTAATGCCAGCGCCGTAAGCGGAGTCTGCTCAGCTGGTTTCACCACTACTGTACAACctatacaaaaaaatgaaaacatctTTAGTATAGTCCACCATAAAAGATGATTTATTATAGAAATATTTATAGATAGGTAGAAATCTCACCAGCGGTTAACGCAGTTATCACTTTGTTAATGAACATTGCAATGGGGCCATTCCAGGGAAGTATAAGGCCACATACTCCAATAGGTTGCTTCAGAGTGTAAGAAAATAAATCACCATCTgtaaaattaggtatttaaaatatgTAGATCTCTCTACTTAATTGAATTAACAGCTAAAgtaattggcattgttcatattttaccaatgtaggtaccctgattcgaaaaccatttcgagggatagggtttttgattttttttcctattctgattcaaaaatacttaagtgttacgaatatataggcaaaaatatatttgacttTAGTTTGACCTTCGTATTTTTCTTTAAGGTAATTTCCTTTACCTGAAAAGTAAATCCATAAGTATCTAGGTTTATCTATGGTATCTGTCACGCAGGGCccgtattacgaagtgcaaaattcgaacttcgtatcttgtcgtcccgctgacgcttagaAAGGTAtatataatacgagagtgagagggacggaatttcgtagtaccccgCAGGGCGCAGGCAGACATTAATGTCCGTCAGTTGtcataatatacattttatacatGTTTGATATTcgccaaagagtaggtattgacataaaaaacagaatgtacCTACTCTAGCAGTTTCCTGCCTAATGAGatcattaattgaaaaaaaaatacattaaaacataatattatataaatgaaatgtttatATCATAAGTCATTATGATATAAACGTGAAGATGTCATGAGGATTGGTAGTAAAGCTAAAGTTTTTAGTTTCAGTCATTTGTTTTCTGTGGCaatcaatgattttattattatttattattgaaatacccCCTACATAAGTTAAGATAAAATTGTATCATAGCTTGTATACAATTCGCAGAGTGGTAGTTATTCAATAGGCATAATATGATTATTTTCAGACTAACCTTCTGTTTATCTCTACTCTTTCTCAAAACAATATCCGATTAAATGTGACACGGACAGTTAGTATCTATTGACATTAAAAACTAGctcgtttttttaaaatattattttacttggcCTTTCACTGGGTTTCAGCCGCCATATGTAATTAACGAGACGTCGTAtctgatattttcaaaaaatatttaaatttaactatgccattttatgccaaGATATTCAATTGGTATCttgaaattatctattttttaagaaaataatataaaaaagaatagtaaaaaagtgaacaatgccaattgCCAGTGATTGACATGTTAATATCCAATAGATGTCACTCTTCTGACATCTCTTACTACTTGCTACACCTACGGCACACGGATGtctattttaacattttgatATAGTTGAGTGattattaaataagtacctgCTGGAATTGTGTCGCCCTGAATTTTATCTGCTAAACTGGCATAGTAGCGTATGGATCTTGATGAGTTTTGGATGAAATGGACGGCAAGGTTCAACAACATCCCATTGTTGTAAGACTCCAGTTCAACCAAGTACTGTGCATCGCGTTCGACGAGGTCTGCGAACTTGTTGAGCAAGCGGCCGCGCGCTGACGCGTCCAGCAGCCGCCACTCCGAGTTGCGGTGGAACGCGGCCTTAGCGGCACTCACTGCCAGGTCTATATCCGCCTGCAACACATATTAATTGTAATAAAGTGAATGATGATAAATGTGATGATGACAGAAATTGAAcactaattaaattacatagcttaaataactaaaaaatattttaagaaaagcaccgtacaagcttcgaactcctaacgtttgtttgtttctttttaggcctacagaatttgaaaatcgagCTTAGtatcgatcatcatcatcaagcctatacacgtcccactgctgcacaggcctcctctcagaacaagatgctttggccatagttcccacgctggcccagtgcggattgggaacttcacacgcaccattgaattgcttcgcaggtttgtgcaggtttcctcacgatgttttccttcaccgtaacgctctaaatttcaaatgtaattccgcacatgaatttcgaaaaaactcagaggtgcgagccggggttttacgaccctctgcttgagaggcgataggtcaaaccactaggccaccacggcttttatcgGCTTAGTATCGATATGAAGTgaaaatgacagatcaaagtcaagttcaaatattcggaattcagtgagtggacccagcactgttctcagcattttaaaaaaataattaaaaagctactttgtctcacagagtgagcaaaatgcgattttgctcactgatttttcatagcaaaacctgcctgtttgagctgctgaggtgaaaaaaatatttcacttttacggtttcctcgctgctataaaaaaaaacaaacatcgaAGCCTAAGGGctaaaagagcgggaaaatttacattttggaaatatttcgttgtcatgtaccataaattgaatttaagatttgatcctatctctcgcttttttcgtgttgaagtgataGTGACAGAAGtctttcgtgttgaagtgaagttcaaatattatgaattcagtgagtagacccaacactgtcttcagcatttaaaaataattaaaaagttactttgtctcacgggctcactgatttctcatagcaaaacctgcctgtttgaggtgcttaTTTTCTAGCTTGAGATCTTAATTATTATGGCTCGCTAGACCGAGCTTAATCTTAAAAACTCTATCGGAGGGTGTacataacaaatataataatataatcttatCATGACAAGAACAAGTATACAAATGAAAGTGGTTAATCATTAGGGAAAATTCTTTAGGTGGTATACGTACTTAGACTGCGAACCTAAGGGTAAAACCGTGCGTTAGCAAGCTAACACGGCACAGTAAGTacaaacaagaaataaaatttgCACTCTAGTTATTTTAAAAGGATAAATAGTAGTAGAAACACCGTTCTAATAACTACCTTGTCACCCTCAGCCACGTGAGCGATGACTGAGCCGTCATGGGGAGTGTAGGTAGCAAATGTCTTGCCGCTCTTGGCATCGACCCATTCATTGTTGATGAACAACtgaaatacaaaaaacaggAACATTTTACAGTTTGCAATGTCGATGTTATCAACCTGCGGCCACGGCCCGCTGGTGCCCGCTCGTTGCAGTTAGAATCAATTACTCAGTCATGCGCACgtaggtactaaaataaaatgatgCAAGAACACACAGAATGATGTAGTTAAAAGACGCTCGTGAATCAAGCATTGTGTTCTGATCAGAGTTATAATTTTGCTTCAGACATACCTATGTACACGACTACACAGTCTATTTTTCAGAGTTACGTAtctacttcaaaaaaaaaagaagtaaaaccgactccacaaaaaataaaaaaataacaaaaaatggaaccgactacaaaatccttgaaaatatttttctaggtacttacctactggctcgaagtcggtgcctcagcacgagccagcaggaatggaacaatattcgtctacctcacctacatactatgggtttcaatccatcctgctgggtcgtgctgagccACCGACTCCGAGctagtacgagtaggtacctagaaacaTATTTTcgagggttttgtagtcggttccattttttgttatttttttggagtcggttttaattttttgtcaaaaaaaatctttatttctcactttttagtgatttgtagccaaagtacatctcacaacgttTCCATTAAgtccaaacacggcttagttacgttgttttataacagagttccgttgcctaccttctggcttcagcaacagatcagttcgaaagaatcattaacttaaagctccttcttagtcacttatctaggtatattatcATGATCGTTCATAGACGAGCGAGCactacttagctttgacgagttccattggtcatccaaggtcttcttcatcaggttcactttaccaaatgatactttctgaatgtaaatgcttatctttataggtgtgcctataaaatttgaggtttgccctcgatttccctaggattccatcatcagatctttacttggtgacaatggaaccacttcagaagaataccctttcgattaaaaaaataattttgaaaatcggtcctcaattgactgagtaatcggtaaacatacaaaaaaaatacaaacattggaacatagaacctcctttttttgaagtcggacTGTAGGACCACTTTGATATCcgtctgtatgtttgtctgtttgaCTGTCAAGAtgctttttctcaggaacgtgtGAAGATTATAAAGTTGAAATAAACTATAAACCtcagtaacttaaaaaaatagtttctaaTTTCGCGCTTTTGAAAGTCCTTTTTAATTAAGaacaatatatattaatagaAAGAGGTGTAGGTACCTCCTGTCAACATAGATAGGATTAAGTTTCAAAATTCcagtaaaaagaaagaaaatcaattaccattaaaaaaatactttgttttCATACGACTACTATGCAGTGGGTACAAACATTTGCTAGTTTTTTTGTACAGATAAGGAAGAATAAGAACAGTGTGCAAGTCTGACTAGgggttggccggtttttatgattacctacttaaaataaatgtttttacatATCTGCTAAAAGCTATTTTTGTTTCCAGTTACATATCTGTTCCCGTCATTAGGGCAGTTTCAGGCTAGCGTTTTATACGCGCGTATAAGCTTCTTTTTTGAGAGCGCGTGTACGCGCGCATAGggtgcggttttgttttcttcgagcgtTGACGTGCATATTAAGCTCGTATAAGCGAGCGAGAACATGTCCTTTAGACCAAACACGAGCAAACACGCAGGAATAAGCGCGTACACGCGCGTTCAATTTAATGTAGCGCGCGTGTAAGCGCGTATGCCAAAAACGAGTGTAGACAAGCAGTAAAAAACGCTAATCTGAAACCGCCCCTATAGCGACTCGGACGGTTAATGTGTTTCGAGTCATTATGGCCATGATTAAGactaataaatataagaaaaaCTTAAATGATGTAACATTgtaccttatttttttatttcgtttctaATTCTCAGTCAAAAAATGTACTAATTTTTTTCCTAAACGTTGAAGCCAGGTGACAACGCCCAGAAACTTAGAGGCCCAGACCCAGACGCCTTATTGTGTAACCCACTCGGAAGCACAAtagttttcatcacttctttccgTCACGCAGTACGTGTAC encodes:
- the LOC141427389 gene encoding aldehyde dehydrogenase 1A1-like, which gives rise to MAPEIKYTKLFINNEWVDAKSGKTFATYTPHDGSVIAHVAEGDKADIDLAVSAAKAAFHRNSEWRLLDASARGRLLNKFADLVERDAQYLVELESYNNGMLLNLAVHFIQNSSRSIRYYASLADKIQGDTIPADGDLFSYTLKQPIGVCGLILPWNGPIAMFINKVITALTAGCTVVVKPAEQTPLTALALAALFKEAGFPPGVVNVVNGFGPGAGTSLTHHPDVAKISFTGSAEVGKLIQQAAGKVNLKRVTLELGGKSPLVIMNDADLNVAVPCAANGVFGHQGQICIAASRLFVQSGIYDEFVKRAVEFAKNIKIGNPTEPTTQHGPQVDGEMMEKVLGYIEKGKREGAKLLTGGKRVGTKGFYIEPTVFAGVTDEMTIAKEEIFGPVQSILKFDTLEEVLDRANNTNYGLAAGIFTKDINNALQFAKHAEAGNVWVNTYFVFQPQLPFGGFKESGLGRENGIACVEPYLEVKTVAITLPKKF